The Amia ocellicauda isolate fAmiCal2 chromosome 16, fAmiCal2.hap1, whole genome shotgun sequence nucleotide sequence AGAATGCCCTGAAGCGTCTTCTCCGAGATGCATGCCCTAACCGTCTTCATGGCAATACTGTGATGTAATGACACGAACGTTATGAACACTTACGACATGGTCTTCATCTCCTTCTTCTCTGCGTCAGGCCGGGCCCTGTTCAGCACTTTGAGGAAGTCGGAAGTCTTAGCCCTCATGCGCGTGTGAATGTAGGCCTGGAACAGAGTCATGCATTAATGACAGAACACTGGACAGTTCCGTTTACAACCAGAATAATTGCTTTGGATGGTGAGAGCATTGAATTAGGTCAGCTAAAACTGTTTCACaccccaatgagaccatttaaCCACACGTTTTTAAAAGAGGATCTCTGCATTTCAAACATATGCAGAACTATGCATAGCTCAGCCAATCAGGAGACAATACACAAAGATTAGCTAGGGTGAAACAAACTAAACATATTAGCAAGGGTTTCATCTCAGGCACGTTGTAATAACTATCAAAAGGCAAGGCATGGTCAGAGTATTTTCCATTTacaaaaaattaaatttaactcTGTCCAGAATATATTTTGCACATTGTCAATCGCTCTGGTGAGGGTTACACAAAGTTCTCAATAAGCCAAGCCCTTACCTTGGAGCACTTAATGTGGTAGTGCAGGTAATCCCTAAAAGTGTGAATGAGGTTGATGGTGTTGTCTCTGGCATTTGCATTGGTGTGTCGAGGGAACAGGACTGAAAGAGGAGAGAGTTGCATTTCAAATGACGAGCAAACAAATAGGTTTAAAATGattgaataataatactgtGCCAGCTTCTTACATAGttgaggacaaaaaaaaaaaaggacattaAATGGAAGTAAAAAGCTGCTTCTTTATAATCACTATGACTGAAAACGTAACAGTTATTGTTCTTAAGCTACCTGTTAGTTGCACAAGCCCTTCTGATCATAGTCATTCAACggtgacatttgttttttaaattattgaataaTAAAGCGGAAGAAGGCTAGTATATCAGGTCCTTTATACATTTGGGTGTGGCAGGTTCTcgccctctttttttttttcatcccgTCCTTTCAACCGTAAGTTGTGTAAACAATCCAAAGGGAAAGCACATCCACACTATCAACTCTAAACAAACgacaattaagttgtcaagccGGCAGATGCTCTGGTGGCAAACACTATTTTACAGCTGGGTGTAATGTTCCTGTCATTGAAACATTGCAACCACATAGCGTGAGAGACCTGCGCCATTAATAATTCAGAGCGGGACTCACAACAGAAAGTATCAAGGTTCGTTCATATTAGAAAATATCACACCCTCCAATAAGAGATATGATATCATTAATACAATACGGATCTATTCAGGATTTGCCATTTCCAGTTAGCATAAATCATCATAAAATTAGAATACTGCTGCCGAAAAAAAACAGAGTGCAACATTACAATATAGCTATTCTATAAATGCGTATCATTTTTAATATGAAGGTGGTTACTGCAGTAATGCAACTTGCAAATATCTactttgaatattttaatttgggCTTCATCTTTTATTTTCACTTCATCATTGTACTTCTCTATTGTACTGAAAAGTCAGTTGTATTTGACAGATGCATTGGTCATTTATTGTTCGATAATATGGTTACAAATCCAGAGGagtatgcattaaaaaaaaaagcagaattaTATTTGTGCAGAGCTCactaaataataatctgtatgtTTGCAAGGCAGTATGCAGCATTCCAAACAACCGAAAATGCAACGTGGCTCTGTGTAATGCAATGGACCATGAAAACGTTTCTAAAATGCAAATAGTCCATCACctggaaacaaatattttctaaatgaTCTAACGATTAAATGATCTCTCCTTACAAGGCAGCCTGCAGGCCACAAAGGACAGGACTGGCCCCTAAAAAGCAAATACTTTTAATTTATGGCAGTTTTTCCTATCCCGCAGTCACTCTAAACTAcagataaatacaaaacaaaaatgtctaaCCTCCGTGGCCAGTTACagggaaaactgtttacagaaCCACTTACCAAAGGTGATGTATCCGATGTTATCTCCAACAGCAGCGTCAGTGTCCTTCAGCTCCAGGGGGGGCTCTCTGTGACTGAACAAGACCTGGGGGGCTGTGTGGCTGGCACGCCGACCTTCCTTGAACTCCTACACGACAAGAAGGAAATGGGGGGAAACATAACTTTCTGGTGGATGTGTGTTACTCGTTGAGTGGAAgtctgaagaaaagaaaaaaaaaaaaaaaaaaaggtcgcAACATGAAACGGGtcaatacatagatagatagatagatagatagatagatagatagatagatagctacaACCAATAGATGTGCTGCTACAAGTGTCTCTCACTGTTCCTGCAATAGTGAGAGGTTAACAAGAACCAAACCAATTAGAAAAGCACTCTTCTGATTAAACAGGACAGATTGAGCCTACCTGCATGAACACCTTCCCAATCACAACATCGTCGTCGTCCTTGAAAACCGTACTGAACACCACTGTCACCCTGTCCTTCTTTGCCTCAAGGTACCTGGTGAGAAGTACATGAATCGTTTATTAGCATACCACACAATTTGGTACCTTAAAGTCTTGGGTTCCCTTTACACCTGaattagttatatatatatatatatatatatatatatatatatatatgaatcctAAATCAAACCTGAATAAAAATTAACAGTTAttatgtgtaataaaaatagaaagcaGGGTGACAATAATCCATAACTTTGTTTCACTAAACAACTTGCATAGGACCTAAAGATTATTCTGTCGCCAAACCGGATGTCTCAGACACCTACATAGTCTCGTCGTCTCTGTAGTGGATGACAGCCCTCTTCTCGCCCTCCCGGCCCTCCTCCTGAAATTTGAAGTACTTCTCGAACACCGAGGCAAAGCAGTTGCGCTTGAGCATGCCAGCCTGGTGGACAACCTCGTCCTTATTGGCAGGGACGTTGTCCAGGTCATACAGCAAGGACACATTGTAGCCTATGAACAAAgagaagagaaataaacaatgtataaaatgaaaaataatacacacatatagacAATAGCTAGTGAAAGGTTTTTGGCATGTTGCTCTTACCTGCCTCTGGGGTCGCCAAGAAATTTCCATAAACTCTGTTCAACAGCTGCAAGTGCAGAAGAAACATCTGTTAGTGTTATGatacaaatacaagaaataCAATACTTAAGATTTAGCCTGGCTCTATAGTTGTATTTATTGGCAAGTAAGGGAATTTATCAATGCCAATTTATTTGATGACCTGAACATGTTCCCTGCTTCCACTTCTGCACCGACAATCGTTGCTTAAAAGAACTATCGCAATGTCCTGAGAGACTGAACTgtagaaatataaaattgtttGATGTAGTATtttccaaataaatacattttatattttatgattgatctatgattatatttatttgattctAGACACACTAAATCAAAAGTCTGCTGAAGTCactattcaatatttaaatcTGAGAAGAAAAAGAGGCACAatcagaaacaaacacagaacgAATGCACATTTAGACATTTGGATAGAATTTACATGTTATTTACATTCTGGAGGAGTAATATAGTTGAGGTCCAACAAGGAAGGAGACTATTTGAATATTCGGTTggtgaattaaaattaaaacaatctgaTCATGAAGGTGTTTCCCTGTGTTTTATGCTTCTACTCAGACAAGTCACTGAAGTATAACTGCCtgcatattttaaatttaaataaaataagtgtacACTACTGCCAGAACTTCCCCATTTCAAAACAGACAAAAGCCTATCAAGCTGCTATTGGTACAAAGGAGCACCACCTTGAAGTAACCTTAATTTCACACAGAGCGTAAGCACACCGGTAGCAACTATGACTTGTGCCTTCAACTTCCTCCCTCGGCAGTGAGTCAGGCCGCATTTCCTGTTTTAGTGAGAAACCACAGCAGCTGCTTTCTACCATACATGGTGACTGAGACAAATCGAAAGGCTCCCCAATAAAGTGCTGAAACATTCAGCCTCAGCCCTCCACTGCATAGCACCTATACAGAAGCTTAATATGACCAGTTCCTTTACTAAAGTACAATTTAAACTTGTTTAATAGAAAACCTGTTGAAATTGTTTACTTTAGACCACTGGACATATTTAGGGAAAAAACGCAAATATCTGAATTCTAGCTTTCTGAAAAGATGTAGGCCCTATACTCCCAATTCACAAAATGCCAATAATCCTGCTTTGTTACAATTAATAACAGGAtcacatataaaataataaatttacATATTCAGTCATGTAATGGTACACCATCTAGTCAGGATTTCAATAAGTATTTAAtttatcaatcaagacaaaattaaatatatgaatatgcCATCTCTTTCCTATGAGAAATGATAACGTGTCTTGTGCGTAAAGGTGTGTGGATGATCCAAAACACAGATTAAAACTAAAACCATGCCAAccacaatcattacaaattccaaacaCGCAACCCCTGCCACTGAGCGCAGATAATCGGCTTCAAGCAAATTAAGCTGCCAATCAGACATCTGACATTAAGAGGCTGTTTCAGCATTTCTACACATTAGAGTGGTGAAAGTTGAAGGTAGCCTGCTTGTTTTGACGCAGCTGGCCCAGGACATTAGCATCTCGTACCTCATCCGTGCCATGCTCCTGCAGCTCCTTGTAGAACTTCAGGGAGATGCTGACCATCACCTTGGTTTTATCTCCATTTGGGTTGGAAATGTGATAGAGGACACCATCAAAatctaaaacacacaaaaggaaacaaaaatctTGTAGTCTGGTAACTTTAATAGCTACGATCACAGAGAATGGATattattacataatttaaaGGAGGTATATCTATATTTTGCTAATGACAAATCTATTATTTTTATAGGAGCGCCAAACATGGACAgatgggaaagaaaagaaaaaaaaactatctaGGACAAACTCATAGCTGTGTGccattacacaaatacaaatcccTAGTCAAATGAGGACAACGATGGCTTTGCCTGGTTTAGGGCAAATTAATAGTTTAAGGCATATGAAGTGCAGCACTAAAGAGTGGATAGGTCCCACGTTTTTCAAAATATGTCTGTTGCTCAACGTAAGTCCTAATCGTAAAACAATATGGGTATGGTACACTTAACAGTAGCTCATTACCTTATATTGTAACTGGGAGTTTTACAGCtcatattatcatcatcatctatTTATTGGCAGTAACTAATATTGGAATTTACCTCAGAtaacaattcaaattaaatcagatcATAAGCACTGATTCTGAGTTGAAATACACATTTGCTGTTGAAGTGTATTGTATTCCTCCCCTTATGGTGTACTGTACTTGCCACaatttgcagaaaataacatcCAACACTATattctacatttattttggatCCTATGTGGGCTACTTCATTTAACTTTTGCACTGCTAAGAGTAGAATGCAGCTTTTCCATGCAAGTACAAATCGTAAAGAATAGAATTACAATACCATATGTTAACATCAATCAATGCCAAACTTAACCCATTGTCTAAAAATCATTGAGCTTTAATGCCATGTAGGAGTAGAAAACTGAAAAGCATGTGGACAGATGAATGATGATATTAAAAAGGGAAGAAAACCATTTCCAAATTATGTGTTTATATCTATGTAGCCAGACAGCAAAAAACTGCCAAATTAAAAGTGCCAAATAATGACAGAGACTCAAAACTTTGAACTCCCTTGTCATTGTGAAAGAGAAGTTATAAAAATATGTTGAACTAAACTTAACTTACCCGCAAACGTTACTTCTACTGCTTCAGGCTTGTTcctgaaaataaaacagaagacaGTTTTTTCACAATAGCAGAAACTCAGTTAAGTTAACAATTAAtgctctgtgtgagtgtgtgatagGAAAATATAGGCTACCGATTGACAACACAAAAGCTCATATATAAGGCACATCACTTTGAATAGTGTGGTTGAGCAACTAGACCAATTCCATGAAAAGGAACTGGGCTCTTTCATCTTTTCAGAAGGATATGAAACCTGCCAGACAATAATATTTTTCTGGTCCCTAGGATACACTGACTTCTATGGCAATAATCAAAAACACTGGCTGTTTGCTGGACATCAGAGGGAATGGCCCTTCAGTAGCTTTATCATCAAAAAGACAGATTTAGATTATATTATTCAGTTTAAAAGggtttatacattaaaaaatacagctTTTAAACAGATTTCTactaaaattgcaattgtgaaaagtgcatctaatacattttacttgTACTGATAGCAGTACAGTCCTAATGTTTTCTGCTTGTCAAGACACTTTCTAATGATGTGTAAGTGTAAGTAGTGCAGTATATAAAATATTGGTTCAATGCAGACATTTTATTAATCTTTTCTTAAGGTCTTCTCACACTCTGCAGCAGACGACTCAGAAAAATACCCAGACAAAGTACTTCTGTGgttttcttattaaaaaaaaaaaagacttaaaaCACAGTtccagaaaaaaagagaagctTTTGCTTAGTTTCAGGAAAGAAAATGCAGACGTATTTTCCCTTATTCAGCCCCACTTAACAGCAGGAATCATCCTATAGTAAATACTGTGGCTACTGCACTTCAGCCAAAAACTGCTAGAACTAAATTAAGCTCCCAGCTAAAAGAAATCATGACAAATGCTGATGTGTGGATTTCCTGCCTTCTCTCTCCAGTGCCAGACAGTCTTGCATTCATTGCCCAATTCTCAATAAATAACTTAAGACCacaataaaagcaatacaaaaaaaaaaactgcactctTAAAATGGTCagctaatttaaatgtaatgaaggACACAAACAACCGCAGACTACAGCACTAGATAGCTTGTATAACATCTTCAATGGCTTagcatttaaaagtacattatttaaCATGATTGGGGCTCAATATCCGcgtttatttttgcttttgtaaTTCACTTAATTAACAATCACAGAATAATAAAGCTGTGTGGCTCCAACACGAATGGTTTAAGTTGCAATTGTACACAATGTGCCAGCATGGCTCTCCCTGTCTCAACTAGAGAGAACACAGCCCTGGAATGCGGAAGTGACGGAACAGGCGCACAGGGAGGaaacatgaaaaataacaataggaACATAATCAATACAAGAAAGGATGATCATAAAACTAGAACACTACAATCCCAAAAGTATACATATTCCAGGCAGGAGAAAACAAAAGATAATGAATCTAGGTGATACCATTACAGAAAGCATCTGGATGTTTGCAGTTTCTTGAATGCGGAAGTGCGATTCTAATACACTCATCAGCTCAGACACTGTAGACATACGTTTACAACTTAGTCAATACTACCTTGTCAATATAATAACCGCTCTATGTGGTCTATTTCCACCCGCTTCTTATCAGGGAGAGGGATCAATCTTGCTGTGCTGCCATTGCAACTCAACATGCATGGTGACATAAACGATTACATACCATAGCTGGTGGCAGTAATAGATATGCATGTACAGCAAGACAATAAGGGGGGAAATGTTAGAACTTTTTATCCAAATCCTCGTTTGCTGACACAGATGTAATCGCATGCTTAACTTTATATCCACCCGTCAAACCAAGGCCGGATGTCTAATCTCCAGTGGCAATagatattattatattcatGACACACGAGCATGCTAGTTTCATGCAATGCAATGCACGGATTTGATTACTGGTTACTTCTACGAGCAATTGTAAGTTTCTAAAATGATCTCAACCAACACAAAACAATTCATTTAATTATCTATAATGTATCAGACACACCCCAAAAACACACGAATCAAAGCACCCGGCAAGGCCTCTTTAACTTTCGATAGTTTTACTGCTTCTCCATCTCTCTGTACGATCAAGCTGCTTTTCCTCCGCACAGGTCGATGCATTTGTACTAGATATTAATTTCATGTTTGGcttaatctttttttaaaatatttttttcttacccATTGGAAGCACTGTCGAATTTCAGAGACAACGTCTCCTCTACAATCCGGTTGTTGATTTCCAACAGAATCATGGCGACGAAACAGGGGTTCAGTcagatgtttatatatatatataaaaaactatACCctgattaactttaaaatgtgatctttatttTCTTGAgtccaatctttttttttattctctatCCCTGCGAGGCGGTTCCGCCCAGGCGCTTCCGTCTCCCAGCACTTCCGCTCCCTGCCTCGTAAGGACCCCAGTGAGGCTGCCTAGTACGTTTGCCTGTGTTAAAAGCAACACACAAGTGTGGATTGAATCGGTggcatacaaaaaataaaatgtgattatttCCCCACTGCACCCAAAAATGACATGTATGCATAAAAACGGACAACCAATATATTTGTAGATtcatttctgcataattgtatAATTTCTGTTGCCAGCAGTAGCAGTGCATGGTATcacaattttaaaaagaacTGTCTTCACCAATTATGGGTTACTCTCTCCCCTAGATCTGTGACAACTTTGGAGTCTTCTCTGTTGAAATGTT carries:
- the arpc2 gene encoding actin-related protein 2/3 complex subunit 2; this encodes MILLEINNRIVEETLSLKFDSASNGNKPEAVEVTFADFDGVLYHISNPNGDKTKVMVSISLKFYKELQEHGTDELLNRVYGNFLATPEAGYNVSLLYDLDNVPANKDEVVHQAGMLKRNCFASVFEKYFKFQEEGREGEKRAVIHYRDDETMYLEAKKDRVTVVFSTVFKDDDDVVIGKVFMQEFKEGRRASHTAPQVLFSHREPPLELKDTDAAVGDNIGYITFVLFPRHTNANARDNTINLIHTFRDYLHYHIKCSKAYIHTRMRAKTSDFLKVLNRARPDAEKKEMKTMSGKTFAAR